One window of Maridesulfovibrio ferrireducens genomic DNA carries:
- a CDS encoding cytochrome c biogenesis protein CcdA: MSFKTYFVIFISILFLMGATCPNQAYSAQNQNPNLSTKWKLYKLSTEDQAKTGLQTKILAALILETKNGWYTYSHNPGKMGQPTKLKVTLLPRKAELSPIYLAGKLKDDPFNKRSKIEIYPSPTPILVPVTSESKSFTLQARLSLLMCSKTACLPFKTDLNFFGIGVVPEKLPSANGEPWWPLFLKATQTANKGNISLKDISAEPETLLKPAPVADKISETTKLKSAPVQKDAEAAFSFESLKPQSFTPGLEVADLTTAILFGILAGFLLNFMPCVLPVISLKLSALLAGSQHVEERERRRSFREHNLYFALGIMLYFGVLSGILGFTGLAWGQIFQKPSVVIVLTGIVFALSLSLFGLYNLPIVDLKINTENSGPRRQALFTGILATLLATPCSGPFLGGVLGWAMIQPHYVIGSVFMSVGAGMALPYIAMSIFPGLVKKFPKPGAWTVWVERAAGFFLAATCIYLISILPEDMLIPTLIFLWFTGVAAWMWGLSSGCDTKTSMIALRAAALTICIAAGFWAETPSVPTAHWISFKQADFASRIGKEPMFVEFTADWCPSCKILEQTVLTSSNLNRWQKKYNLRYIKVDLTAPDKTADDFLRAMGSRSIPLAAIFRKGNNSTSPTVIRDLYTTGQLEEALSRTLIGD, from the coding sequence ATGAGTTTTAAGACCTATTTCGTGATATTTATCAGCATTTTATTTCTGATGGGCGCTACCTGCCCTAATCAGGCTTACAGCGCTCAAAATCAAAATCCCAATCTGAGCACCAAATGGAAACTCTACAAACTGAGTACTGAAGACCAAGCCAAAACGGGACTGCAGACTAAAATTTTAGCCGCCCTTATTCTTGAAACCAAGAACGGCTGGTACACATATTCGCATAACCCCGGCAAAATGGGGCAGCCGACGAAACTAAAGGTGACACTTCTTCCGCGTAAAGCAGAACTTTCGCCTATTTACCTTGCCGGTAAACTTAAAGACGATCCCTTCAATAAAAGGAGCAAAATAGAAATTTATCCCTCCCCCACCCCAATACTTGTGCCTGTTACGTCAGAGTCAAAATCTTTCACTCTGCAAGCACGGCTTTCTCTTCTTATGTGTTCAAAGACAGCATGCCTGCCATTTAAAACGGATTTAAATTTCTTCGGCATAGGAGTTGTTCCAGAAAAGCTTCCTTCTGCCAACGGAGAACCATGGTGGCCTCTTTTTTTGAAAGCGACTCAGACCGCAAACAAGGGTAATATTTCTCTTAAAGACATATCTGCCGAACCAGAAACACTACTTAAACCAGCCCCTGTTGCGGACAAAATTTCAGAAACTACGAAACTGAAATCCGCTCCTGTGCAAAAGGATGCAGAGGCAGCTTTTTCGTTTGAATCTTTAAAACCGCAATCTTTTACACCCGGCCTCGAAGTGGCAGACCTGACCACAGCCATTCTTTTCGGGATTCTTGCCGGATTTCTGCTGAATTTTATGCCTTGCGTCCTTCCAGTGATCAGCTTGAAACTTTCAGCTCTGCTGGCCGGTTCACAGCATGTCGAGGAAAGAGAACGCAGAAGAAGTTTCAGAGAACACAACCTATATTTTGCTCTCGGGATAATGCTCTACTTCGGTGTGCTCAGTGGTATTTTAGGATTCACTGGACTGGCGTGGGGACAGATTTTTCAAAAACCATCTGTTGTCATAGTACTGACCGGAATCGTATTCGCCCTCAGTTTGAGCCTGTTCGGATTGTACAATCTCCCGATCGTAGACCTTAAGATAAACACGGAAAATTCAGGACCACGCAGGCAGGCTTTATTTACAGGCATACTTGCAACTCTTCTGGCAACCCCATGCAGTGGACCGTTTCTAGGCGGAGTTCTCGGCTGGGCCATGATTCAACCGCATTATGTAATCGGCAGTGTCTTTATGAGTGTTGGAGCCGGGATGGCCCTTCCATATATTGCAATGTCGATATTTCCCGGCCTTGTAAAAAAATTCCCGAAACCGGGAGCATGGACAGTCTGGGTAGAGCGTGCGGCAGGATTCTTCCTCGCGGCAACGTGCATCTATTTAATAAGCATTCTACCGGAAGACATGCTTATACCGACGCTGATTTTCTTATGGTTCACAGGAGTTGCAGCATGGATGTGGGGGCTGTCATCCGGCTGTGATACTAAAACGAGTATGATAGCTTTAAGGGCCGCAGCTCTTACCATATGTATTGCCGCCGGATTCTGGGCCGAAACTCCATCCGTGCCGACTGCTCACTGGATAAGCTTTAAACAGGCTGATTTCGCTTCACGAATCGGAAAAGAACCCATGTTTGTTGAGTTCACTGCGGACTGGTGCCCATCCTGCAAAATCCTTGAACAGACAGTACTGACCTCCAGCAACCTCAATCGCTGGCAGAAAAAATATAACCTGCGTTATATCAAAGTCGATCTGACCGCGCCGGATAAAACAGCGGACGACTTTCTGCGCGCTATGGGCAGCAGATCAATCCCGCTTGCGGCTATTTTCCGAAAAGGGAACAACAGCACTTCGCCAACAGTCATCCGTGATCTTTATACCACCGGACAACTGGAAGAAGCACTAAGCCGGACACTCATCGGCGACTAA
- a CDS encoding PAS domain S-box protein — MKRRSRSDSNDNVRNKLIGLGENSMRKSYYPELRDRINELERFRALVEHANDALFVLDAFSWSFADVNATALKKTNYSREELVESPPESIFPKKTCILMRTVIANSDAGPSHDDEDISITELLGKDGVSVPVEITVRVHFVAGRLYLVMVARDVTRRLADQRELQKTRNYLGNVIDSMQSILVGVNEDSSVVLWNAYAVAETGVVEKDALGNYLFDVMPEVRKFKNLIERTIRNEEAGGTEIFTVDHSGETVFFEIVVFPFEGEGESGAVIRIDDITARTRMEEVMVQTEKMMTVGGLAAGMAHEINNPLGGILQGSQNILRRLSTEFQKNHEVARECGVTFEAVHAYCERRGIISKVESIQQLGKRSAKIVANMLQFSRQTGGQQFCTSLVEIMNTAIELSSSGYDLYQKQGRAGLEVIREFEESVPDIFCAPSEIEQVLINLIKNSVQAITSVRKEDPNKVGKIYVRIGREGNNVRLEIEDNGPGMDADTKKKALEPFFTTKGIGEGTGLGLFVSYFIITQKHKGSFVIETSPMLGTKIVIKLPVAPDCIGLD, encoded by the coding sequence ATGAAGCGGCGTTCTAGATCAGATAGTAATGATAATGTTCGCAACAAGCTTATCGGGCTTGGTGAGAACTCAATGCGCAAAAGCTATTATCCTGAACTGCGTGACCGGATCAATGAGCTTGAGCGGTTTAGAGCTTTGGTCGAGCATGCGAATGACGCTCTGTTTGTTCTGGATGCTTTTTCGTGGAGTTTTGCAGATGTTAACGCAACTGCTTTGAAAAAAACTAATTATTCTCGTGAAGAACTGGTCGAAAGCCCTCCCGAATCCATATTTCCTAAAAAGACATGTATCCTTATGCGCACTGTGATTGCTAACAGTGATGCAGGTCCTTCTCATGATGATGAAGATATTTCTATCACTGAGCTTTTAGGGAAAGACGGAGTAAGTGTTCCTGTAGAGATCACTGTACGAGTTCATTTTGTCGCAGGCAGGCTTTATCTCGTAATGGTTGCCCGTGATGTCACTCGCAGGCTTGCTGATCAGAGGGAATTGCAAAAAACGCGCAACTACCTTGGTAACGTAATTGATTCTATGCAGTCTATTCTTGTCGGAGTGAATGAGGATTCGAGTGTTGTTCTTTGGAATGCTTATGCTGTCGCTGAAACAGGCGTTGTTGAGAAAGATGCGTTAGGAAATTATCTTTTTGATGTGATGCCTGAAGTTAGAAAATTTAAGAATTTAATTGAGCGGACTATTCGAAATGAAGAAGCTGGGGGAACAGAAATTTTTACGGTTGACCACTCCGGAGAAACCGTTTTCTTTGAGATAGTAGTTTTTCCCTTTGAAGGTGAAGGGGAGTCCGGAGCTGTTATTCGTATTGATGACATTACAGCTAGAACCAGAATGGAAGAAGTTATGGTTCAAACTGAAAAAATGATGACTGTTGGCGGGTTGGCTGCCGGTATGGCTCATGAAATAAATAATCCTCTGGGGGGAATTCTTCAGGGCAGTCAAAATATTTTGCGCAGGCTTTCAACAGAATTTCAAAAGAATCATGAAGTTGCCCGTGAGTGCGGGGTAACATTTGAAGCCGTTCATGCCTATTGTGAACGGAGAGGAATCATCTCTAAAGTTGAATCTATCCAGCAGCTTGGGAAGCGTTCGGCTAAAATTGTTGCGAATATGCTTCAATTTAGCAGGCAGACGGGAGGACAGCAATTTTGCACAAGTCTTGTTGAAATTATGAATACAGCGATTGAACTTTCTTCAAGCGGATATGATCTTTACCAAAAGCAAGGACGTGCCGGTTTAGAGGTTATTCGAGAGTTTGAGGAGAGTGTCCCTGATATTTTTTGTGCTCCGTCTGAAATTGAGCAGGTTTTAATTAATCTGATTAAAAATTCTGTGCAGGCGATCACATCTGTAAGAAAAGAAGACCCAAATAAAGTAGGTAAAATTTATGTCAGAATCGGGAGAGAAGGGAATAATGTAAGGCTTGAGATTGAAGACAATGGGCCGGGAATGGATGCAGATACTAAAAAGAAAGCTTTGGAGCCTTTTTTCACAACAAAAGGAATCGGCGAGGGAACCGGCCTCGGTCTTTTTGTTTCGTACTTTATTATCACCCAAAAGCATAAAGGAAGTTTTGTAATTGAAACCAGCCCGATGTTAGGAACAAAGATTGTAATTAAACTCCCTGTTGCTCCCGATTGTATCGGGCTGGATTAG
- the ercA gene encoding alcohol dehydrogenase-like regulatory protein ErcA: MKEVMAMRKFVAPELVFGAGSALLAGQYAENFGARRALMVTDPGVLHCRWIADVKDSLNRAGIETFVFSDVSENPRDVEVMKGAEFYKENNCDCIVAVGGGSPMDCAKAIGIVTTNNAHILSFEGVDMVDSPGPPLICIPSTAGSSADVSQFAIITDTVRHVKISIVSKAMVPDAALVDPSLTTTMGSQLTAATGLDALTHAIEAYVSNANSALTDLFALDAIKLVSKNLVSAIKNPDNIELRGFVMLGSMEAGLAFSNAILGAVHAMAHSLGGHLNLPHGECNAILLPYVIKTNFSSAEDRYTDIAKAMSVDVEGKTADQICGSLIDVIVALRKDAGITKTLKDFGLKREDIPKLAELALKDACMVTNPVELNSEDVEKIYEAAF, translated from the coding sequence ATGAAAGAGGTTATGGCGATGCGCAAATTCGTTGCACCCGAACTGGTTTTTGGTGCCGGTTCTGCTCTACTTGCCGGGCAATATGCTGAAAATTTCGGAGCTAGAAGAGCGCTGATGGTTACTGATCCCGGAGTGCTTCATTGCCGTTGGATTGCTGATGTAAAAGATAGTTTGAATAGGGCGGGAATTGAAACCTTTGTGTTTAGTGATGTCTCGGAAAATCCAAGAGATGTTGAAGTCATGAAGGGTGCTGAATTTTACAAGGAAAATAATTGTGATTGTATTGTAGCAGTTGGGGGTGGAAGCCCTATGGACTGTGCGAAAGCTATCGGCATAGTCACAACTAACAACGCTCATATTCTTTCTTTCGAGGGAGTCGACATGGTTGATTCTCCCGGACCTCCGTTAATTTGTATACCTTCCACAGCTGGCAGTTCTGCCGATGTTTCGCAGTTTGCAATAATAACTGACACTGTTCGTCATGTTAAAATCAGTATTGTCAGCAAGGCTATGGTTCCTGATGCCGCCCTTGTTGATCCTAGTCTCACAACAACAATGGGCTCGCAACTGACTGCGGCTACAGGGCTCGATGCTTTGACTCATGCTATTGAGGCATACGTATCCAATGCAAATTCCGCTTTGACCGATCTTTTTGCTCTTGACGCTATAAAATTGGTCAGTAAAAATCTGGTTTCAGCCATTAAAAATCCTGATAATATTGAACTTCGCGGCTTTGTTATGCTGGGTAGCATGGAGGCTGGGCTTGCTTTTTCGAACGCAATACTCGGAGCTGTTCATGCAATGGCTCATAGTCTCGGCGGGCATTTGAATCTTCCGCATGGTGAGTGCAACGCCATACTTCTCCCTTATGTTATTAAAACTAATTTTTCTTCTGCGGAAGACAGGTATACGGATATTGCTAAAGCGATGTCCGTTGATGTTGAAGGTAAAACTGCTGATCAGATATGCGGATCCCTTATAGATGTTATTGTTGCGCTTAGAAAGGATGCAGGAATAACAAAGACCCTTAAAGATTTCGGTCTAAAAAGAGAAGATATTCCTAAGTTGGCAGAACTGGCTTTGAAAGATGCGTGTATGGTCACCAATCCTGTCGAATTAAACAGCGAAGATGTAGAGAAGATTTATGAAGCGGCGTTCTAG
- a CDS encoding autotransporter outer membrane beta-barrel domain-containing protein — MFLFICPLSSADAADIFVTNLNDSGAGSLRQAILDSSDADRIVFNSGASGTITLASVLPELNSITFVNAKGITLSHSDAALATAILNIGSGKTIGGILPGALLVDGVNQPMGVTGRGSITFDEDLSGSIVSVADKAALGFLVSGIRLNKGISGSISSTASSGVASGIISRDILELNGDLSGSIDVRGATSVTGLDCEEDINLNGGLSGLVSSVAGGDRAYGLNSDWGEIFINGLSGSVVATAGGNDAWGVYTRSGSMILNGLSGSVVATAGGDDAWGVYSSLRGMTIGGLSGSVKVKAGGARGGGLFSGNGMTINGDLSGSVIVTAGGIVAVGLYAGDNFVLNGDMSGLIQVSGGGGFVKGIEVGDTLSLNGKLSGSVTATGGGSKVYGLLAGDSLIVRDDLSGSVSAIGGGDKVYGLMSEEDNISLNDVSGSITAKAGGNTAYGIYSYKNGLDITGDLSGTVSAIAGGNTAMGLYSLEGGISNGAGGAANISGSVLAEANGLAVGAGGDGGINLNVTGTLQAVDSSGDDEAYAVRAGMIDWRTGNWIDGGADDSITLGNGASVTGRIELGGGTNLLTLDGAGNLNGAVNNITTMTKTGAGVWNISGGINTKDLTVQDGTLNIQITQFSTPAVEVANTFTNNGEVSFSVSGLIASGTTFTALTSNNLTGTGTYTSNSALMAANIVGDNINLTKKSYMDLVDNKNPNGYATALYLDPFTATATGDLAAVLEKLDSSSSKTEFNECLNQLGGSGLMGITAMSVDTSHIVSHATQTRMAEMRDYQILMAKKDKTPTPDDPASWPMVASNGDLAGIMGRKPDVKSNGMHLRVLGRTGSMDTHGGYDGYDYDSIIMSGGYDKVINDGFLIGISGGYAKTDADYKDTGSSSSDMKSYTMGLYGTLFTDAWYVDTTIAGAYNKYELNRRISFLGRTATADPNGYTMTAKSSGGYKYELDGYGITPMVSMEYTRFHQDGYTESGAGSANLVMENIDSNFLESGLGVKFDRAWDTDFGQIIPEISAMWIHEWLSQDRNITTSMTGMPGTGFSQLTAETAKDSCRFGVGVRAVHEKGMSLTLRYQGDVEEHAVSQSLMCEAQLAF, encoded by the coding sequence GTGTTTCTTTTTATTTGCCCTCTCTCCAGTGCCGATGCTGCCGATATTTTTGTCACCAATCTGAATGATTCAGGTGCAGGATCTCTTCGGCAGGCCATTCTTGACTCCAGTGACGCGGATAGAATCGTCTTCAATTCTGGAGCTTCCGGCACCATTACTTTGGCGTCCGTCTTGCCTGAGCTTAATTCTATTACATTTGTAAATGCTAAAGGCATTACTCTATCCCATAGTGATGCAGCTCTAGCTACAGCTATACTTAATATTGGTTCCGGGAAAACTATCGGTGGAATACTCCCGGGTGCTTTGCTCGTTGATGGAGTTAATCAACCCATGGGAGTCACGGGGCGAGGCTCCATCACTTTTGATGAAGACTTATCAGGTTCTATTGTTTCCGTTGCTGACAAGGCTGCTTTGGGATTTTTGGTGTCCGGGATTAGACTCAATAAAGGAATATCCGGTTCCATTTCCAGCACAGCAAGCAGCGGCGTAGCTAGCGGGATAATCTCACGGGATATTCTAGAATTAAATGGAGATTTGTCTGGATCAATTGATGTGCGCGGCGCAACCAGTGTTACAGGGCTGGATTGTGAAGAAGACATTAATTTAAATGGAGGCTTGTCTGGCTTGGTTAGTAGCGTCGCTGGTGGGGATAGGGCCTACGGATTGAATAGCGATTGGGGGGAGATCTTTATTAATGGATTGTCCGGTTCTGTTGTCGCAACAGCAGGAGGGAATGATGCCTGGGGGGTGTACACCCGCTCTGGTAGCATGATCCTTAATGGATTGTCCGGTTCTGTTGTTGCAACCGCAGGAGGGGATGATGCTTGGGGGGTGTACTCCAGTTTGCGTGGAATGACCATTGGTGGCTTGTCCGGTTCGGTGAAAGTTAAAGCGGGGGGAGCCAGAGGGGGGGGATTATTCTCAGGTAATGGCATGACTATCAATGGAGATTTGTCTGGCTCAGTCATTGTTACCGCAGGGGGGATTGTGGCTGTGGGACTTTATGCAGGCGATAATTTTGTTCTTAATGGAGATATGTCTGGCTTGATCCAAGTCTCTGGGGGAGGTGGTTTTGTCAAAGGGATAGAGGTCGGAGACACATTGTCGCTCAACGGGAAGCTTTCCGGTTCCGTCACTGCTACTGGAGGAGGGTCGAAGGTGTACGGGTTATTGGCAGGTGATAGCTTAATTGTTCGTGATGACCTGTCCGGCTCGGTTTCCGCCATTGGGGGCGGAGATAAAGTTTATGGATTGATGAGTGAAGAAGATAATATTTCTCTCAATGATGTTTCCGGTAGCATTACCGCCAAAGCCGGTGGGAACACTGCATATGGAATTTATTCTTATAAAAATGGACTCGATATCACTGGCGATTTGTCTGGAACCGTCTCAGCTATTGCAGGTGGTAACACCGCCATGGGGTTGTATTCTCTAGAAGGCGGCATAAGCAATGGGGCGGGAGGGGCTGCAAATATTTCGGGTTCCGTGTTGGCAGAAGCTAATGGTTTGGCTGTGGGGGCGGGCGGCGATGGCGGAATCAATCTCAATGTTACTGGAACACTTCAGGCTGTTGATTCGTCCGGGGACGATGAAGCGTATGCTGTAAGAGCAGGAATGATAGACTGGAGAACCGGTAACTGGATTGACGGCGGAGCTGATGACTCCATTACGCTGGGAAATGGTGCGAGTGTAACCGGACGGATTGAGCTTGGAGGCGGGACCAACCTGTTGACTTTGGATGGGGCAGGAAACTTGAATGGAGCGGTGAACAACATCACCACCATGACTAAGACCGGGGCCGGTGTATGGAATATTTCCGGTGGTATCAATACCAAGGATCTCACGGTTCAGGATGGAACTTTAAATATTCAAATAACGCAATTCTCCACACCTGCCGTAGAGGTTGCCAATACCTTTACTAACAATGGTGAAGTTTCATTCTCAGTGAGTGGACTCATTGCAAGTGGTACGACATTTACAGCCCTGACCAGCAATAATCTAACAGGGACCGGGACATACACATCCAACTCGGCATTGATGGCTGCCAATATAGTTGGTGACAATATTAATCTCACTAAGAAAAGTTATATGGATCTGGTAGATAATAAAAATCCTAATGGTTATGCAACTGCGCTATATTTGGACCCATTCACTGCAACGGCCACTGGAGATTTGGCGGCCGTTCTGGAAAAGCTCGATAGCTCATCTTCAAAGACAGAATTTAACGAATGCCTGAATCAACTTGGTGGATCGGGGCTTATGGGAATAACGGCCATGAGTGTGGATACTTCTCACATTGTGTCCCATGCTACCCAGACCCGCATGGCAGAAATGCGTGACTATCAGATCTTGATGGCTAAAAAAGATAAGACTCCCACTCCTGATGACCCTGCATCCTGGCCTATGGTGGCTTCCAATGGTGATTTGGCTGGAATTATGGGGCGTAAGCCTGATGTTAAGTCAAACGGCATGCATCTTCGGGTGCTGGGCCGCACAGGCAGTATGGACACTCATGGCGGATATGACGGTTATGATTACGATAGTATCATTATGTCAGGCGGATATGACAAGGTTATCAACGATGGTTTTTTGATCGGGATTAGTGGCGGTTATGCAAAGACCGACGCGGATTACAAGGACACAGGTAGCAGTAGCTCCGATATGAAAAGCTATACTATGGGGCTGTATGGAACCTTGTTCACAGACGCTTGGTATGTAGATACAACTATTGCCGGGGCATACAACAAGTATGAGCTGAACAGGCGTATCTCGTTTCTGGGGCGAACAGCCACAGCTGACCCGAACGGGTATACTATGACTGCCAAGAGTTCTGGCGGCTATAAATATGAGCTCGATGGATATGGCATAACTCCCATGGTTTCCATGGAATATACTCGGTTTCATCAGGATGGATACACTGAGTCCGGAGCCGGATCAGCTAATCTTGTCATGGAAAATATTGACAGTAATTTTCTAGAGAGCGGGCTAGGAGTCAAATTCGATCGCGCATGGGACACCGATTTTGGTCAGATTATCCCCGAAATTTCGGCTATGTGGATTCACGAATGGCTCAGTCAGGACCGGAATATTACAACGTCAATGACTGGAATGCCGGGGACAGGTTTTTCTCAACTCACAGCTGAAACAGCAAAGGATTCCTGTCGGTTCGGGGTTGGTGTTCGAGCTGTTCATGAAAAGGGCATGAGTCTCACCTTGCGTTATCAAGGTGATGTTGAGGAACATGCTGTCAGTCAGAGTTTGATGTGTGAAGCACAGTTGGCCTTTTGA
- a CDS encoding DUF4301 family protein, producing the protein MSTEKEFREVEKKLQDIIGGSISARVLADQFMRLKKGFPATNLERSCTLQDGISIIPEEDKDGLINIFNDAVDIGRITKFVPASGAATRMFKFLLEFLKTDHKNFESNDDCDEASLQMARTFINSLSKFAFYGDLKESMKQGGEDLDECLAQNDCRTILEYLLTEKGLNYSQYPKGLIPFHVYGDGFRTPFEEHILEAIEYAKDEEGKIRLHFTIAPDNEKKAKKHIAEALSKFPEFDFDISYSEQSRKTDTIAVDLNNEIFRTDDNKVLFRPAGHGALLVNLNEIKGDIVFLKNIDNVVPDGLKADTIEYKKLLGGLLVLLQSQIFDCIKMLKKPSLTEFEVAVTSLFVVTRLHMTLPVDFGNMPLVLKAEILISKLNKPIRVCGMVKNQGEPGGGPFWVVGSDGIISPQIVEKSQVDMDSPKQMEILNSSTHFNPVDIVCGLRDYRGRSFDLMKYTDPETGFISHKSEQGRKLKALELPGLWNGAMAEWLTVFVEVPLSTFSPVKTVNDLLKDEHQV; encoded by the coding sequence ATGTCTACTGAAAAAGAATTCCGCGAAGTTGAAAAGAAGTTGCAGGATATTATTGGTGGCAGTATTTCGGCGCGCGTGTTGGCAGATCAGTTTATGCGTTTAAAAAAAGGATTTCCGGCAACAAATCTGGAACGTTCCTGTACCTTGCAAGATGGAATTTCAATTATTCCTGAAGAAGATAAAGATGGTTTGATTAATATATTTAATGACGCTGTTGATATCGGGCGCATAACTAAATTTGTGCCTGCATCCGGCGCTGCGACACGTATGTTTAAATTTTTGCTTGAGTTTCTGAAAACTGATCATAAAAATTTTGAATCAAACGATGATTGCGATGAAGCCTCTCTTCAAATGGCTCGTACTTTTATAAATTCACTTTCTAAGTTTGCTTTTTATGGAGATCTTAAAGAATCCATGAAGCAGGGTGGTGAAGATTTGGATGAATGTCTGGCACAAAATGATTGCCGGACAATTTTAGAATATTTGCTTACCGAAAAAGGATTGAACTATTCACAGTATCCGAAGGGATTGATTCCGTTTCATGTTTATGGGGATGGTTTTCGCACACCTTTTGAGGAACACATCTTAGAAGCAATAGAATATGCGAAAGATGAAGAGGGAAAGATTCGTCTGCATTTCACTATTGCTCCCGATAATGAAAAGAAGGCGAAAAAACATATAGCTGAAGCTCTCAGTAAATTTCCGGAGTTTGACTTTGATATTTCTTATTCTGAGCAGAGTCGCAAGACAGACACTATTGCTGTTGATTTAAATAATGAAATATTCCGCACTGATGATAATAAGGTTCTTTTCAGGCCGGCCGGTCATGGTGCATTGCTTGTTAATTTAAATGAAATAAAGGGTGATATTGTTTTCCTTAAAAACATCGATAACGTAGTTCCCGATGGCCTTAAGGCGGATACTATTGAATATAAAAAATTGCTCGGCGGTCTTTTAGTTTTGCTTCAAAGTCAGATTTTTGATTGTATAAAAATGCTGAAGAAGCCTTCTCTGACAGAGTTTGAAGTAGCGGTTACTTCTCTTTTTGTTGTGACAAGGCTGCATATGACCTTACCTGTTGATTTCGGTAACATGCCTTTGGTACTAAAAGCTGAGATACTTATTTCCAAGCTTAATAAACCGATTCGTGTTTGTGGTATGGTAAAAAATCAAGGTGAACCGGGTGGCGGACCGTTTTGGGTAGTCGGTTCTGATGGGATTATTTCACCACAAATTGTTGAGAAAAGTCAGGTTGATATGGATAGTCCTAAGCAGATGGAGATTTTAAACTCTTCAACTCACTTTAATCCGGTTGATATTGTTTGCGGATTGCGTGATTACCGGGGAAGATCGTTTGATCTGATGAAGTATACTGATCCTGAAACAGGTTTTATTTCTCATAAGTCCGAGCAAGGCCGGAAACTTAAGGCTTTGGAATTACCCGGGCTTTGGAACGGGGCGATGGCAGAATGGCTTACTGTTTTTGTAGAGGTTCCGCTGAGTACTTTTTCACCTGTTAAAACAGTTAACGACCTTTTAAAGGATGAACATCAAGTTTAG